One Etheostoma cragini isolate CJK2018 chromosome 18, CSU_Ecrag_1.0, whole genome shotgun sequence DNA window includes the following coding sequences:
- the LOC117961135 gene encoding uncharacterized protein LOC117961135 isoform X4: MEQEKMGTEKNMWKLRANRVKQILSSLEFGSFKKSKRFGLEFDVGFGPKQNFNVDSLPNSVLLEVAKFALALNSSQQNFIMEILEYNFDISLQSGDERNSFTCEIMNRVRQLKNSEDAVKFSKDIFELPDPMSSIKMANTRVGSVKPEVGYNISRGEECDVAPGPPAHSHAETKDHISRNSVDVYPICKEIGLKLHVNKRQPSKRLDISTLTNGAMTEVTNFAEKLCGTSEQICLDILRHNLDLDLQSGDSDLAGSIVARIPAIVEQRNLVASLKLLKKRKGTRKDSSEKVELDCQSQHKVDACSAGSSQATDPHVGNSPDTENQNALNLKLWKLRTNQIKQILSIPHEKHCPLYSYSRCQKLGLDFNVGSGVKQNLDPKLLTNGIMVELNTFATALLSAQKHFITEILEYNFHLDFKNELHRSAFAQQTLEKVKVDADKRTSVPQMKMRFELPDLRYPQDTAYEKPTYCPKCVQDQNQELDQDESDPCDQVPIQPHTITDAVTADANCTAQKPSKDLSSNFSAIEETIMDSYPRCKEIGLSLCVNKDQPRKKLDTHVLTRGAMIDVASFAKKLCATNSGIIHAVLEHNFNLGMQIRDVDIAQLFRKATALKDDELAWFDKVLVIQPSSRKQPGRVSKLKRAAAMQKSEWKDTIKKRKLSPQTKMKRATLKSHKVNDVKSNSNRQSKGSRFPICSEMTLDVEVSSKPGKRKILDMKLLTRGVCDMEQEEMETGNNYSCPLGEFDVDSNNVTHSGNADNQDHLQNPKICPMSSDISRESKSSCPGICAPILTTVDISSPLSTVNSNVNPPFASQPDESTLCGDEEQTQTPRKLSNECNIQQEKMGTENNFNFPLGESDQGADTGNEFDMEQEEMEAENDYTCPLGESDLDSDDVTDSGNTENQDHLQNPKIQSQIPSNRFPVCTEIGLDLDLSSKSEEKEKLDLKLLTRAAVCEIHKFATKKSGHYLPHTVYDILDYNFDLSSQNHRRWEFSIATSSKVKAMVRQRSKNRQRPNEVFKLPFVFASKASQFIFKKGLIKKRNKSSREEPYKKKTEGRFVRQVKYHSGVSRIHFLDGVKTICEASQDLLDPGSGHQMNRSLLSVGSGSALQRDQQIKEEYNPHYDYVKLEVDTEEKYCPHYDDFKTESNAEDVERLFPGEPSAPLEYTLLTLWPYTESQKTLSDNENVSHVKTEWDTEGVKYLVPLEAVGSQENSMVTIVQGNESTLIAAPQPSENWGLEECLPNDLNYSFHKRQV; encoded by the exons ATGGAACAAGAGAAAATgggaacagagaaaaacatgtgGAAGTTGCGTGCTAACCGTGTAAAACAAATCCTCTCTTCGTTAGAATTTGGTTCATTCAAAAAGTCCAAGAGATTTGGGCTTGAATTCGATGTTGGATTTGGCCCGAAGCAAAACTTCAATGTTGACTCTTTGCCAAATTCTGTTCTGCTCGAAGTTGCTAAGTTTGCCTTAGCACTTAATTCCTCCCAACAAAATTTCATCATGGAGATTCTTGAGTACAACTTTGACATCAGCCTGCAGAGTGGGGATGAGAGAAATAGTTTCACATGTGAAATCATGAATAGAGTAAGGCAACTGAAAAACTCTGAAGATGCAGTTAAATTCTCAAAAGATATCTTTGAACTACCTGATCCCATGTCATCaataaaaatggcaaatacTAGGGTGGGCAGTGTCAAGCCTGAAGTTGGATACAACATATCGAGAGGGGAGGAGTGTGATGTTGCTCCCGGGCCTCCTGCTCATTCACATGCTGAAACCAAAGATCATATTTCAAGGAACAGTGTGGATGTGTATCCCATCTGCAAGGAAATAGGTCTGAAGTTGCATGTAAACAAACGTCAACCTAGCAAAAGACTGGATATCAGCACACTGACCAATGGAGCAATGACTGAAGTGACAAACtttgcagaaaagttgtgtgGAACATCTGAGCAAATCTGTCTTGACATCCTCAGACACAACTTGGATCTGGATTTGCAAAGTGGAGATTCTGATCTTGCCGGAAGTATTGTTGCCCGAATTCCTGCTATAGTGGAGCAAAGGAATCTAGTCGCCAGTCTTAAACtcttaaagaaaagaaagggcaCAAGAAAAGACTCCTCAGAGAAGGTGGAACTGGATTGCCAGAGTCAACACAAAGTAGATGCGTGTAGTGCTGGTTCTTCCCAGGCCACAGACCCACATGTAGGGAATTCCCCTGACACTGAAAACCAAAATGCTCTCAATTTAAAGCTGTGGAAATTGCGAACCAATCAAATTAAGCAAATCCTCTCAATACCTCATGAAAAACATTGCCCACTTTATTCTTACTCCAGATGTCAGAAATTAGGCCTTGATTTTAATGTAGGATCTGGAGTAAAACAAAATCTTGATCCTAAATTACTGACCAATGGCATCATGGTTGAATTAAACACGTTTGCCACAGCGCTGCTGTCAGCCCAGAAGCATTTCATCACTGAAATACTGGAGTATAATTTCCatcttgattttaaaaatgagcTGCACCGCAGTGCCTTTGCACAGCAAACTttagaaaaagttaaagttgATGCTGATAAAAGAACCAGCGTTCCTCAAATGAAAATGCGATTTGAACTTCCTGATTTGAGGTACCCACAAGATACTGCTTATGAAAAACCTACATATTGCCCCAAATGCGTTCAAGACCAAAACCAAGAGCTTGATCAGGATGAATCTGACCCTTGTGACCAGGTTCCGATTCAGCCACATACCATAACTGACGCAGTCACTGCAGATGCAAACTGCACAGCACAGAAGCCTTCAAAAGATCTGTCCTCTAATTTCTCAGCGATAGAGGAGACAATAATGGACAGTTACCCTCGCTGCAAGGAAATAGGTTTGAGCCTGTGTGTGAACAAAGATCAACCAAGAAAAAAGCTTGACACCCATGTATTGACACGGGGGGCTATGATTGACGTGGCTAGTTTTGCCAAAAAATTGTGTGCAACAAACAGTGGCATAATTCACGCAGTCCTCGAACACAACTTCAATTTAGGCATGCAGATCCGAGACGTTGATATTGCGCAGCTGTTCCGCAAAGCAACTGCACTAAAGGACGACGAGCTGGCCTGGTTTGATAAAGTTTTAGTTATTCAGCCGTCCTCTCGCAAACAACCTGGGCGTGTAAGTAAACTGAAACGGGCAGCTGCCATGCAGAAAAGTGAATGGAAGGACACtatcaaaaaaagaaagctgtCACCGCAAACAAAGATGAAACGAGCCACActgaaaagtcataaagtcaATGATGTAAAATCTAATTCAAATCGTCAAAGTAAAGGAAGCCGCTTTCCCATTTGCTCTGAAATGACTTTGGATGTAGAGGTGTCATCGAAAccaggtaaaagaaaaatactagACATGAAGTTATTGACCAGAGGGGTGTGTGACATGGAACAAGAGGAAATGGAAACCGGGAACAACTACTCTTGTCCTCTAGGAGAGTTTGACGTGGACTCCAACAACGTCACACATTCAGGAAACGCTGACAATCAGGATCACTTACAAAACCCCAAAATTTGTCCCATGAGCTCTGACATTTCTAGAGAATCAAAATCAAGTTGTCCGGGTATTTGTGCACCTATCCTCACCACCGTTGATATTTCATCCCCTTTATCAACTGTAAACTCAAATGTCAACCCACCATTTGCAAGTCAACCTGATGAAAGCACGCTTTGTGGAGATGAAGAGCAAACACAGACTCCAAGAAAGTTGTCAAACGAATGTAACATCCAACAAGAAAAAATGGGAACAGAGAACAATTTCAATTTCCCTTTAGGAGAGTCTGATCAAGGCGCAGATACTGGCAATGAATTTGACATGGAAC AAGAGGAAATGGAGGCCGAGAACGACTACACTTGTCCTCTTGGAGAGTCTGATCTAGACTCAGACGACGTCACAGATTCAGGAAACACTGAAAATCAGGATCACTTACAAAATCCCAAAATTCAGAGTCAAATACCTTCTAACCGTTTTCCTGTTTGCACTGAGATAGGTTTGGATCTAGACCTGTCCTCAAAatcagaagagaaagaaaaactggaCTTGAAGCTGTTGACCAGGGCTGCAGTGTGTGAGATACATAAATTTGCAACTAAGAAATCCGGACACTATTTGCCACACACAGTGTACGACATCCTTGACTATAACTTTGATCTTAGCTCTCAAAATCACAGGCGCTGGGAATTTTCTATAGCAACGTCATCCAAAGTCAAAGCCATGGTCAGGCAACGTAGTAAAAATCGTCAAAGACCAAACGAGGTCTTCAAGTTGCCATTTGTGTTTGCATCCAAGGCTTCACAATTCATTTTCAAGAAAGGACTAATTAAGAAAAGGAACAAGAGTTCCCGGGAAGAACCATACAAGAAAAAGACTGAGGGAAGGTTTGTGCGCCAGGTGAAATACCATTCAGGTGTCAGTCGCATCCATTTTCTCGATGGTGTCAAAACTATCTGTGAAGCATCCCAGGATCTGTTGGATCCTGGGTCAGGACATCAGATGAATAGAAGTCTACTGAGTGTTGGTTCTGGCAGTGCTCTCCAGAGAGACCAACAGATTAAAGAGGAGTACAATCCACATTATGACTATGTGAAACTAGAAGTGGACACTGAGGAAAAATATTGTCCAC ATTATGATGATTTCAAAACGGAATCAAACGCTGAGGATGTCGAGCGTTTATTCCCAGGTGAACCTTCAGCACCCCTTGAATATACTTTATTAACTTTATGGCCTTACACTGAAAGTCAGAAAACACTATCCGACAACGAGAATGTGAGTCATGTAAAAACCGAATGGGACACCGAGGGTGTGAAGTATTTAGTCCCACTTGAAGCAGTAGGATCACAGGAAAACTCCATGGTAACCATAGTTCAGGGCAATGAGAGCACATTGATAGCCGCCCCGCAGCCCAGTGAAAATTGGGGGTTAGAGGAATGTCTTCCTAATGATCTAAATTATAGTTTTCACAAGAGACAGGTGTAA
- the LOC117961135 gene encoding uncharacterized protein LOC117961135 isoform X1 — MEQEKMGTEKNMWKLRANRVKQILSSLEFGSFKKSKRFGLEFDVGFGPKQNFNVDSLPNSVLLEVAKFALALNSSQQNFIMEILEYNFDISLQSGDERNSFTCEIMNRVRQLKNSEDAVKFSKDIFELPDPMSSIKMANTRVGSVKPEVGYNISRGEECDVAPGPPAHSHAETKDHISRNSVDVYPICKEIGLKLHVNKRQPSKRLDISTLTNGAMTEVTNFAEKLCGTSEQICLDILRHNLDLDLQSGDSDLAGSIVARIPAIVEQRNLVASLKLLKKRKGTRKDSSEKVELDCQSQHKVDACSAGSSQATDPHVGNSPDTENQNALNLKLWKLRTNQIKQILSIPHEKHCPLYSYSRCQKLGLDFNVGSGVKQNLDPKLLTNGIMVELNTFATALLSAQKHFITEILEYNFHLDFKNELHRSAFAQQTLEKVKVDADKRTSVPQMKMRFELPDLRYPQDTAYEKPTYCPKCVQDQNQELDQDESDPCDQVPIQPHTITDAVTADANCTAQKPSKDLSSNFSAIEETIMDSYPRCKEIGLSLCVNKDQPRKKLDTHVLTRGAMIDVASFAKKLCATNSGIIHAVLEHNFNLGMQIRDVDIAQLFRKATALKDDELAWFDKVLVIQPSSRKQPGRVSKLKRAAAMQKSEWKDTIKKRKLSPQTKMKRATLKSHKVNDVKSNSNRQSKGSRFPICSEMTLDVEVSSKPGKRKILDMKLLTRGVCDMEQEEMETGNNYSCPLGEFDVDSNNVTHSGNADNQDHLQNPKICPMSSDISRESKSSCPGICAPILTTVDISSPLSTVNSNVNPPFASQPDESTLCGDEEQTQTPRKLSNECNIQQEKMGTENNFNFPLGESDQGADTGNEFDMEQEKMGTEKNMWKLRANRVEQILSSLELGPFNMSKKVGLEFDVGFGPKQNFSVDSLPNSVLLEVAKFALALNSSQQDFIMEILEYNFDISLQSEYQRSIFTCEIMKRVGQLKNSEDAVKFSKDIFEFPGRMQLIYLVNQRNKECEVAPERPAHSHAETKDHISRNSVDVYHICKEIGLRWHVNKRQPNKRLDISKLTNEAMTEVTNFAETLCGTFEQIYLDILRHNLDLGLESGDSDLAGSIVARIPAIVEQRNLVASLKLLKRRQGTRKDYSKKVQLDCQSQHKVDACSADSSQAQFKEKDVGNSPDTEKQNTLKLKLWKFRANQIQQTLSIPHEEHCPLYSYSRCKKLGLDFNVGSGVKQNLDPKLLTNGIMVELNTFATALLSAQKHFITEILEYNFNLDFKTELHRSAFAQHTMEAIRVILHKKSSIPQMKMRFKLPDMRYLQDSTDSETAYCPKCNQVRSHKLRQDEPDPCDQGPIQPHTITDTVTADANCTAQKPSKDPSSDFSAIEEKVMDSYPHCKKIGLSLYVDKDQPRKKLDTHVLTRGVMNEVASFAKKLCATKSRIIHAVLEHNFNLGMQMRDVDIAQLFRRTTALKDDGLAWFDEVFVNQPASHKQPGDIIKLKRAAAIQKREWKKAIKKTKLALQTKMKRATLRSHEIKCHQNQVKEKETWKRKWRPRTTTLVLLESLI; from the exons ATGGAACAAGAGAAAATgggaacagagaaaaacatgtgGAAGTTGCGTGCTAACCGTGTAAAACAAATCCTCTCTTCGTTAGAATTTGGTTCATTCAAAAAGTCCAAGAGATTTGGGCTTGAATTCGATGTTGGATTTGGCCCGAAGCAAAACTTCAATGTTGACTCTTTGCCAAATTCTGTTCTGCTCGAAGTTGCTAAGTTTGCCTTAGCACTTAATTCCTCCCAACAAAATTTCATCATGGAGATTCTTGAGTACAACTTTGACATCAGCCTGCAGAGTGGGGATGAGAGAAATAGTTTCACATGTGAAATCATGAATAGAGTAAGGCAACTGAAAAACTCTGAAGATGCAGTTAAATTCTCAAAAGATATCTTTGAACTACCTGATCCCATGTCATCaataaaaatggcaaatacTAGGGTGGGCAGTGTCAAGCCTGAAGTTGGATACAACATATCGAGAGGGGAGGAGTGTGATGTTGCTCCCGGGCCTCCTGCTCATTCACATGCTGAAACCAAAGATCATATTTCAAGGAACAGTGTGGATGTGTATCCCATCTGCAAGGAAATAGGTCTGAAGTTGCATGTAAACAAACGTCAACCTAGCAAAAGACTGGATATCAGCACACTGACCAATGGAGCAATGACTGAAGTGACAAACtttgcagaaaagttgtgtgGAACATCTGAGCAAATCTGTCTTGACATCCTCAGACACAACTTGGATCTGGATTTGCAAAGTGGAGATTCTGATCTTGCCGGAAGTATTGTTGCCCGAATTCCTGCTATAGTGGAGCAAAGGAATCTAGTCGCCAGTCTTAAACtcttaaagaaaagaaagggcaCAAGAAAAGACTCCTCAGAGAAGGTGGAACTGGATTGCCAGAGTCAACACAAAGTAGATGCGTGTAGTGCTGGTTCTTCCCAGGCCACAGACCCACATGTAGGGAATTCCCCTGACACTGAAAACCAAAATGCTCTCAATTTAAAGCTGTGGAAATTGCGAACCAATCAAATTAAGCAAATCCTCTCAATACCTCATGAAAAACATTGCCCACTTTATTCTTACTCCAGATGTCAGAAATTAGGCCTTGATTTTAATGTAGGATCTGGAGTAAAACAAAATCTTGATCCTAAATTACTGACCAATGGCATCATGGTTGAATTAAACACGTTTGCCACAGCGCTGCTGTCAGCCCAGAAGCATTTCATCACTGAAATACTGGAGTATAATTTCCatcttgattttaaaaatgagcTGCACCGCAGTGCCTTTGCACAGCAAACTttagaaaaagttaaagttgATGCTGATAAAAGAACCAGCGTTCCTCAAATGAAAATGCGATTTGAACTTCCTGATTTGAGGTACCCACAAGATACTGCTTATGAAAAACCTACATATTGCCCCAAATGCGTTCAAGACCAAAACCAAGAGCTTGATCAGGATGAATCTGACCCTTGTGACCAGGTTCCGATTCAGCCACATACCATAACTGACGCAGTCACTGCAGATGCAAACTGCACAGCACAGAAGCCTTCAAAAGATCTGTCCTCTAATTTCTCAGCGATAGAGGAGACAATAATGGACAGTTACCCTCGCTGCAAGGAAATAGGTTTGAGCCTGTGTGTGAACAAAGATCAACCAAGAAAAAAGCTTGACACCCATGTATTGACACGGGGGGCTATGATTGACGTGGCTAGTTTTGCCAAAAAATTGTGTGCAACAAACAGTGGCATAATTCACGCAGTCCTCGAACACAACTTCAATTTAGGCATGCAGATCCGAGACGTTGATATTGCGCAGCTGTTCCGCAAAGCAACTGCACTAAAGGACGACGAGCTGGCCTGGTTTGATAAAGTTTTAGTTATTCAGCCGTCCTCTCGCAAACAACCTGGGCGTGTAAGTAAACTGAAACGGGCAGCTGCCATGCAGAAAAGTGAATGGAAGGACACtatcaaaaaaagaaagctgtCACCGCAAACAAAGATGAAACGAGCCACActgaaaagtcataaagtcaATGATGTAAAATCTAATTCAAATCGTCAAAGTAAAGGAAGCCGCTTTCCCATTTGCTCTGAAATGACTTTGGATGTAGAGGTGTCATCGAAAccaggtaaaagaaaaatactagACATGAAGTTATTGACCAGAGGGGTGTGTGACATGGAACAAGAGGAAATGGAAACCGGGAACAACTACTCTTGTCCTCTAGGAGAGTTTGACGTGGACTCCAACAACGTCACACATTCAGGAAACGCTGACAATCAGGATCACTTACAAAACCCCAAAATTTGTCCCATGAGCTCTGACATTTCTAGAGAATCAAAATCAAGTTGTCCGGGTATTTGTGCACCTATCCTCACCACCGTTGATATTTCATCCCCTTTATCAACTGTAAACTCAAATGTCAACCCACCATTTGCAAGTCAACCTGATGAAAGCACGCTTTGTGGAGATGAAGAGCAAACACAGACTCCAAGAAAGTTGTCAAACGAATGTAACATCCAACAAGAAAAAATGGGAACAGAGAACAATTTCAATTTCCCTTTAGGAGAGTCTGATCAAGGCGCAGATACTGGCAATGAATTTGACATGGAACAAGAGAAAATgggaacagagaaaaacatgtgGAAGTTGCGTGCTAACCGTGTAGAACAAATCCTCTCTTCGTTAGAGTTGGGTCCATTCAACATGTCCAAGAAAGTTGGCCTTGAATTCGATGTTGGATTTGGCCCCAAGCAAAACTTCAGTGTTGACTCTTTGCCAAATTCTGTTCTGCTCGAAGTTGCTAAGTTTGCCTTAGCACTTAATTCATCCCAACAAGATTTCATCATGGAGATTCTTGAGTACAACTTTGACATCAGCCTGCAGAGTGAATACCAGAGAAGTATTTTTACATGTGAAATCATGAAAAGAGTAGGGCAACTGAAAAACTCTGAAGATGCAGTCAAATTCTCAAAAGATATCTTTGAATTTCCTGGTCGCATGCAATTAATATATTTGGTAAATCAGAGAAACAAGGAGTGTGAGGTTGCTCCCGAGCGTCCTGCTCATTCACATGCTGAAACCAAGGATCATATTTCAAGGAACAGTGTGGATGTGTATCACATATGCAAGGAAATCGGTTTGAGGTGGCATGTAAACAAACGTCAACCTAACAAAAGACTGGATATTAGCAAACTGACCAATGAAGCAATGACTGAAGTGACAAACTTTGCAGAAACGTTGTGTGGAACATTTGAGCAAATCTATCTTGACATCCTCAGACACAACTTGGATCTTGGTTTGGAAAGTGGAGATTCTGATCTCGCCGGAAGTATTGTTGCCCGAATTCCTGCTATAGTGGAGCAAAGGAATCTAGTCGCCAGTCTTAAACTCTTAAAGAGAAGACAGGGCACAAGAAAAGACTACTCAAAGAAGGTGCAACTGGATTGCCAGAGTCAACACAAAGTAGATGCGTGTAGTGCTGATTCTTCCCAGGCTCAattcaaagaaaaagatgtaGGGAATTCCCCtgacactgaaaaacaaaatacgCTCAAATTAAAGTTGTGGAAATTTCGAGCCAATCAAATTCAGCAGACCCTCTCAATACCTCATGAAGAACACTGTCCACTTTATTCTTACTCCAGATGCAAGAAATTAGGCCTTGATTTTAATGTAGGATCTGGAGTAAAACAAAATCTTGATCCCAAATTACTGACCAATGGCATCATGGTTGAACTGAACACATTTGCCACAGCGCTGCTGTCAGCCCAGAAGCATTTCATCACTGAGATACTGGAGTATAATTTCAATCTTGATTTTAAAACTGAGCTGCATCGCAGTGCCTTTGCACAGCACACTATGGAAGCCATTAGAGTGATTTTGCATAAAAAATCCAGCATTCCTCAAATGAAAATGCGGTTTAAACTCCCTGACATGAGGTACCTACAAGATTCTACTGATTCAGAAACTGCATATTGCCCCAAATGCAATCAAGTCAGAAGCCATAAGCTTCGTCAGGATGAACCTGACCCTTGTGACCAGGGTCCGATTCAGCCACATACCATAACTGACACAGTCACTGCAGATGCAAACTGCACAGCACAAAAGCCTTCAAAAGATCCGTCCTCTGACTTCTCAGCAATAGAGGAGAAGGTAATGGACAGTTACCCTCACTGCAAGAAAATAGGTTTGAGCCTGTATGTGGACAAAGATCAACCAAGAAAAAAGCTCGACACCCATGTATTGACACGGGGGGTTATGAATGAAGTGGCCAGTTTTGCCAAAAAATTGTGTGCAACAAAAAGTAGGATAATCCATGCAGTCCTTGAACACAACTTCAACTTAGGCATGCAGATGCGAGACGTTGATATTGCACAGCTGTTCCGCAGAACGACTGCACTAAAGGACGACGGGCTGGCCTGGTTTGATGAAGTTTTTGTTAATCAGCCGGCCTCTCACAAACAACCTGGAGATATAATTAAACTGAAACGGGCAGCTGCCATACAGAAAAGGGAATGGAAGAAAGCTATCAAAAAGACAAAGCTGGCACTGCAAACAAAGATGAAACGAGCCACACTGCGAAGTCATGAAATCAA GTGTCATCAAAAccaagtaaaagaaaaagagacatggAAGAGGAAATGGAGGCCGAGAACGACTACACTTGTCCTCTTGGAGAGTCTGATCTAG